The window ATCAACACTACCTGCTCTCACCTCTTCCTGTATTTTTTCATAATACGCAGGGAGTTGCTCGATAGTCTCCTGGTGGCTCCCAGGGTAACCCGCAGTGCCACCACCTACAACCACATCAGTCCTGTCGCTGACCAACGCCAATAGTCTACTGTAATAAATGCCCCTGGCTACCAGGGCAGAGTGATATTGAGAAGAGTGTACAAGGTACTGCAGCAAGGGACGAACCAATCGGCACAGACCAGGCAGATCTCTTGCCAGCATTGCAAGAACCCGTGTGAATTCCAGGAATTGATAGATATTCCCGGCTACTTCCGGTTGATCATAATCGTCAAGGAGATTTTCCAGCTGATCGGCTGTCACGCTGGTGGAGTTACAATAGCTCTTTCCCAGCTCACTCCCCAGCACCCCCAGTCGTACATATCCCCATTGGCAACAAACCAGAAAGTTATAAAACCGGTTATTATCGCTTTGTTCAGGAAAGTAACTGATTTTTCTCGGTAAATATATGGTTTCTCCATCAGTCCAGGCCCTACCGCCGACCGGTAGGGGTTCAAGCTGAAAGTCAACCCCGGATACTCCGCGGATAAAATGTTGCAGCCGCCCCCTTATCTGCTCAAAATATGCACCATCCAGACCTGTCAGTCTGGCATAAAAATTTTCCTCTATCTCCGACATGAAGAGCCTTGAACCCCTGAGTCCATCCTCTTCATATCGACCGAGGCATTGCCTCACCCATTCTGAGAGATTTGTTCCCAGCCTGTCAATATGCTGAACACCGTACTGGATATACGAGACACAGAGACTCTGACTCACCGGCCAGACCGCATGAACATGGGACAACAGTGCCTGCTGCTGAAAAGCATCAAGCTCCAGCATTGGTTCAAGCGCCTCTTCAACCTCCCATTCCTGAGGCTGGGATGGAGAAACTTCCCTGTAAAATTGGTCTTTTAATTGTTGAAGATACATTATCAGATGCGATAAAAACTGCGGCTAAAAGAGTGACTCCAGCATTTCATCCATAGCGGCAAGCATATCCGGGTCATCAGTGAGACTCCTGGTGATACCTGCCCTGCACGACTCAATGATGGAGATGCCGCTTACGTGCAGCTTGCCGGCCTGTATCAGCAGCCTGCTTGATGCCCCTTCCGGCAGACCGAAATCTTTAAGACTCCTGGTCATGCCGGCGAGTTTCACCAGTTGAGCTGCGACGTTCTGGCCTACGCCGCTCTCACTCGCTACAATGCGGCACTCCAATTCAGGCTCAGGATGGTCAAAAGAGAGTGAAACAAATCGTTGGCGGGTGGATGGCTTAAGATCTTTCAAAACACTCTGGTAGCCGGGGTTATACGACACAGCCAGCATAAACTCGGGGCTGGCCGTAAAGAGCCTGCCGAGTTTTTCCACAGGCAACTCCCGCCTATCGTCTGCCAGGGGATGAATCACCACAGTGGTATCTTTTCTGGCCTCAACCACCTCATCCAGGTAGCAGATTGCACCTGCCTTCACCGCAAGCGCCAGTGGACCATCGACCCACACCGCTTCGCCGCCGCGAATTATATACCTGCCCACCAGATCCGAGGTTGACAGATCGTCATGGCAGGACACTGTGATCAGAGGTCGCTGCAATTTCCAGGCGAGAAATTGCATAAAGCGGGTTTTTCCACATCCAGTTGGTCCTTTGATGAGTAAGGGCAACCTGTTTTCATAGGCCGCCAGGGCAAGCTGTAACTCATTGCCCTGCTGCAGGTAAAACGGCTGCTCTGTCAGAAAGTGCTCTTCTATCCTCGACTCGGTCGCCTTTTCCATTTCTCATTCTCTTGCTAGATCATTTGCAGGCAAAATCAGACTTTCCAATAATTATACCCAGTTCACATTATATGCATTCATAAAGAACTCGCAACCTTCGGTGCTTTAGGGAGCTGATCGAATCGCCTGGGGTAGCGACAAGCCTTTGTTGACCAGCCTCTGCAAATACGCTATGTTCGATTTCGCAATTTGAGATTATCCGGCTGGGTGCGCTCGATTTTCTTATGAGCATTGTGCTCGTCCCTTGATTATACGGGTCGGCTGGACGAATCAGATAACGAACCAGGGTGAGAAATTCGATCCAGACTTTCCAGCGCTGATTTGCAATTTTTCGAATATTACGGATTATGAACACATTTGAAAAAGCCTATTCCATTTTCGCTATCCTCTTCGGTGCAATCTTTATCTGGTTGCTGTTGACTCTCCCAGACATGAGGCAGCTCAGCATCCTCATTCCGGTTACCACCGTTGGCCTGATGATAAATGTGATTATGATGTTCTTTGTCTTTCGGGATATTTTTTTCAGGCCGGCTCTTTCTAAAAACGCTAAACTGCTCTGGACAGTAACAGTACTTCTCTGCTGGCCTGCGATTCTCGTCTACCTGCCCCTGCACGGCTTCAGAACTCGTATCGCCTGAGCAGCAAAAAATATCCAGTATCTTCCATCACCATTATTAATATGGAACATGGTGATGGGTTACCGGTCATACTCCGTTTCTGCAGGTAGTCATTTTTTAAAAAGCCTACCCCTGAACAAGTAGCGCGCTACCTGGAGATTTTTAGCTTAGAGCAAAGCTGTATTATCACTTTTTTCTGGCTATTTTGTTCCCTGCTTGACATACCTTTCTATACAAAGTATCTTGCTCTCTTTTGGGCTGACCGGGCTGCGCTGTTCCCGCAACAAGCAGGAACCAACTACTACCATGCCAACCCGGACTATCGGTTTTAATGAATTTATACGGTTACGATCACCTCGTTTTTCGCTGGCTCTGAGCCAGACTACCTACGGGGTTTAATTGTGATAAAGTTTATACAATAACGGCTGACTATGTTTGAAAACCTGACAGACCGGCTGGAAGGAGTTTTCAAGAAACTCCGTGGCCACGGCATACTGACTGAAGAAAATATCAAGGAGGCAATGCGTGAAGTGCGTATTGCCCTGCTCGATGCTGATGTCAACTTCAAGGTCGCCAAGGAATTCGTTGCCAAGGTAACGGAACAAGCGATTGGCCGTGAAGTATCCAAGAGTCTCTCTCCAGGTCAGCAGGTTATCAAGATCGTCCATGAAGAGTTGGTTGCTCTTCTTGGCGGCGAAGCAGAACAGATCAGACTTGATGGCCGTCAACCAGTAATCATCATGATGGCTGGTCTGCAGGGTTCCGGTAAGACCACTACCTCTGGTAAGTTGGCCCGGATGCTTAAGGGCAAAGGCAGAAAACCTTATCTGGTTCCTGCTGATATTTACCGCCCGGCAGCAATCGAGCAGCTGCAAGTACTTGGAGATCGCCTCGACGTTCCGGTACATCCTTCCACCACCGCGATGAATCCGGTGGACATCGCCCGTGAAGCGGTCGATGCTGCGAATAAGGAAGGATATGATACACTGATCATTGATACCGCAGGCCGCCTGCATATCGATGAGAACCTCATGGGTGAACTGCAGGAGATCGAGAAAGCTGTACAGCCTTCAGAGATTCTGTTTGTTGCCGACTCCATGACCGGTCAGGACGCGGTTACTGTCGCTGATAAGTTTAATGAGACCCTGGAAATTTCCGGTGTTGTTCTCACCAAGATGGAAGGTGACGCCCGTGGTGGTGCCGCTCTCTCCATCAAGAATGTTACCGGCAAGCCGATTAAGTTCGTCGGCGTCGGTGAGGCACTCGATGCGCTTGAGGTCTTCCACCCTGATCGTGTCGCTTCCAGAATTCTCGGCATGGGCGATGTTCTTACCCTCATTGAGAAGGCCGAAGCGGTAGTCGATAAAAAACAGGCCGACAAGCTCGCACAAAAGCTGAAAAAGAGCCAGTTTACCCTTGAAGATTTTCTCGACCAGATCCAGCAGATCAAGAAAATGGGCTCTCTTGACCAGATTCTCGGCATGGTACCGGGCATCAACAAGCTTAAGCAGATGAAAGACGCTCCCAAACCAGACGAGCGTGAACTTGGCAAGACCGAAGCGATTATTCGCTCCATGACCCGTAAAGAGCGGAAAAATCACAAGATCATCAACTCCAGCCGTCGCCAGAGAATTGCAGCTGGCTCCGGAACCAGCGTGGCAGATGTAAATCGTGTCTTGAAAAGTTATTCAACAATGCTGAAAATGATGAAGAAAATGAGTGGAAAGCCGGGAGCTATTACCGGCCAGAAACGCAGAAAGTTACCAAAAGGTCTTCGTAGAAGATAATTTTATACCGGATAAACAGTATATATCCGGTTTACGCAGGGTCGAAACAGACCCATATAACCACATCGGAGGATTAACCCGGAATGGCAGTTCGTATTCGTTTAACCAGACTTGGCAGAAAGAAAAAACCTTTCTATCGTATTGTTGTTGCCGACAGCGAGAGTCCGCGTGACGGTAAATTCCTGGATATCGTTGGCACCTACGACCCACTTCAGGATCCTGCTTCAATCGTTATCAACAACGACAAACTTCAGGATTGGATGGGTAGAGGCGCTATGCCGACAACCACAGTTGAAAGCCTGATCAAGAAAGCAGCGGCCACCGAATAAGCGGTATGGAAGAGCTTATTGCCTTTATCGCCAGATCGCTGGTAGATCAACCGGATGAAGTCCGAGTTACTGTGAGCGAAGATGATGACAGCATCACAGTCGAGTTGACAGTTGGTCCGGAAGATCTGGGCAAGGTTATCGGCAAGCAGGGAAGGACCGCCAGAGCTATGCGCTCAATTCTTGCTGCCGCAGCCGCTAAAGAAAACAAACGGTCAAGGCTTGAGATAGTCGAGTAACCGACTTCAGGAACTATGCAGCATCATTTCTCATTCCCTGAAGATAGGTTCTTACTTATCGGCACTGTGATTAAAGCACAGGGGCTAAAGGGTGAGGTTTGTATTCACTCGTTCTCAGGCCAACCGGAAAACCTCAACACGTATCACACGCTTTTCCTGGTAGACAAGGGTGGCAAAATTTCACCCCAATTGTCCATCAAGCGCTTCAGGGCGCAAAAGGGAAAGGCGATAGTCCTGTTTGACCGTGTTCGTGACAGATCCCATGCTGAGCAACTTGTCGGTATGGGCGTACTTCTTGCCAGGGAAGATCTACCGGAACTGGCAGAAGACGAATTTTACTGGCACCAGCTTATCGGCCTCGCAGTCTCCACAGTAGCAGGAGAAGCGGTCGGAACACTGATGCATGTGTTCTCCAATGGTGCTCAGGATGTCATGGTAATACAGGATGGTGATCAGGAGCATCTCGTTCCGCTGAGTGATGGTGTTGTTATCAGCCATGACGATGAGCAACTGATTATTGACCCGCCACAAGGATTGCTTGAAATCAATAGTGGTGAAGATGAAGGGGCCGGTCATCCCAAATGATTTTTGACATACTGACGATTTTTCCCGAGTTACTGAATTCTCCTTTTGAAGAGGGAATTATCCGCAGGGCCCGGCAGGACAACAAAATCGAGATTCATACCAGAAATATTCGAGATTTTGCCCTGGACAAACATTCCATGACTGATGATCGGCCTTTCGGGGGCGGTGAAGGTATGGTGATGAAACCGGAGCCTCTGGCTGCTGCAGTCGAGTCAGCCAAAGCGGCACACGGCAACGGGAAAGTCATCCTCATGAGCCCGCAGGGAAAAGCCTTTAACCAGGCCACTGCGGAAAGGCTGTCCCGGGAAGAACACCTCATCCTGGTATGCGGCCGTTACGAAGGTGTCGATGAGCGCTTTCGTGCAGCGTATGTGGATGAGGAAATATCCATTGGCGACTTTATCCTCACAGGAGGAGAACTTGCCGCCATGGTTATCGTCGACGCAGTCACCAGGCTGTTGCCCGGTGTGCTGGGCTGTTCGGATTCGGCGGACAAAGATACTTTCAGCAGAAACCTGCTGAAGCATCCGCAATATACCCGTCCCCGGGTTTGGAACGACATGGAAGTGCCTGCAGAGTTACTCTCCGGCAACCATGAGGAAATTGAAAAATTACGATTTATCGACTCAGTCAAGCGAACACTGGAGCGACGCCCTGAAATGCTCAAAGGCGAACTCTTCAGTAAGAGCGAGAAGAGAACTCTACAGCAATATAAGCTGTATGATAGAGTAAAACAGATACAGGCAGATCTTGCCGGCAGTGAGCGAACCGCATCATGACAGCAGTAAATATAGCCCTCGTTCACCACCCGGTGGTTAATAAAAATGGAGATGTTATCGGCTCAGCCGTGACAAATCTTGATCTGCATGATATAGCAAGGGCTGCGAAAACTTTTGGCGTGGATAACTATTATGTTACCACCCCATACGAGGATCAGCAGCAGCTCGTGCAGGAAATAGTCGGTCACTGGCAATCCGGCTATGGAGCAGAATATAACCCGGCCAGAAAGCAGGCGTTATCAATAGTGCAACTCGCCCCAACATTGGATGAGGCGATAGAAGAGTTGACCAAAAGGTATTCAGAGCGCCCGCTCATTATCACGACCAGCGCCAGAGTTCATCACAACACCGTGAGCTATGATGCACTTCGTGAGAGAATAACTTCCGGCAGTCCGGTGCTTCTAATTTTCGGCACCGCCCATGGACTCAGCCAGGAAGTAATGGAAGCAGCTGATGCCGTGTTACCGCCAATTCAGGGTGGCACGGAATACAATCACCTTTCGGTTCGCTCGGCAGTTGCCATCATACTTGATCGATTGCTCGGCACTTAAGGGATAGAAAACAGAGACATTTGAAAGGGAATTCATTCCTATACTTCAACCTATACAAGACGTTATGAGCACAATCATCGAAAGAATCAATGCAGAGCAGATGCGCCAGGATCATCCGGATTTTCGCCCAGGTGACTCCGTAAAAGTACATATCCGTATTATTGAGGGTACCAAAGAGCGTGTCCAGATTTTTCAGGGCGTGGTTATCAAGCGAAAGCGCGCAACTATGGGCGCTACCTACACTGTTCGTAAAATTTCCCACGGTGTCGGTGTTGAGAAGACCTTCTCCATGCACAACCCTCGTATCGAGAAAATAGAGGTAGTCACCCGCGGTCGCGTTCGTCGTTCCCGCCTCTACTACCTGCGTAACCTTCGCGGTAAAGCTGCTCGTATCCGCGAACGCGGCATTACACGCTAATCCTCTTTTCAGTAAGAGCGATTATTACCCGGGCCGCTGCTTTGCAGCAGTCCGGGATTTTGTGTTTGAGCACTATTCAAAATTACTACCCTCCTTCCATTTCCAATGGACCGTTCCCTTTTCGATACTTTGCCCGATACAAGCGGAGCAGCAAACTTTTCTATAGAGAAAATTCTTTATAGCCAAGGGCTTATGGCAGTCGCAGGTTGCGACGAAGTTGGCCGTGGCCCGCTGGCAGGCCCTGTGGTTGCCGCAAGTGTCATCTTGCCTCAAGATTGTAATCCAGCCATTTTTCTCGATTCCAAAAAGATCAGTCATAAGCGCCGTACTGAACTCTTTGCGCTGCTTCACGAGCTCAATGCAGTAATCGGCGTAGGCATCGTGGATGAAAAAAAGATCGACCAGATAAACATCCTGCAGGCTTCACTGCTGGCGATGAAAATCGCGGTTGAAGAACTTGCCACCAAAGGCACGGCCCCGGATTACCTCCTGGTGGACGGCAAATTCGAAATTCCGCACCCCGTCTCCCAGCAAGCGTTGATAAAAGGTGAAAGCAAAAGCGCCTCTATCGCCGCCGCCTCTATTATCGCCAAAATTACCCGGGACCGGATAATGGATGACTTCCATAAAAAGTACCCGGTATACCAATTTCACAAACATAAAGGTTATCCGACCAAGGCCCACCGGGAGGCTATTGCCGAACACGGCCCCTGCCCTATACACCGCAGGTCATTTAAAGGGGTTAAAAAGTGAGGCAGACCGGCAAACTTTTATCCTTTTTCTCGGGGACATCCCTGGGTGACGAAGGCGAAAAGATTGCCTGCCAGCACCTGAAAAAGAGTGGCTACTCAATTATTCTTCGTAATTTTCGCTGCCGATCCGGAGAGGTGGATATAATCGCCCGCCACAAGGGAGTACTGGTTTTTATAGAGGTAAAAACCCGTAGATCCGAATCATTCGGCTCCCCTGCCGCAGCCGTCACTCCACGTAAACAACGGCAGATAGCCAAAGCAGCACTTGAGTACCTGGCCCGTGAAAATCTGTTTGATACAGAAGCCCGCTTCGATGTTGTGTCAATCCTGGTTTCTGCCACTGGCGAACCACAGATTGAGATCATCACGAGCGCCTTCGAGCTCGGCTGAAAATTGATGAGCCATCTGATAATCAGACTATTTTTCACACAACTGATACTTTGACTAATTCCTTTTAGACGTTACACTGAAATTATGACGATGATTGGTATAACCATGGGGTGCCCGGCCGGAATCGGCCCCGAAATCCTGTTGCGTTATTTTACAGAACATAAAGTACCTGCAGGCATCAGACCTGTAGTACTTGGCGATAAGGCAATTCTCAATAAATGTGCAGCTGACCTTGGACTGAATGTAAAGATAGTCTCCTGGCAACCCGGGGATCAACCTGCCACCAATGGTATCCCCGTATTCAACCTCTCGGATATACCGGAGGAAGAGCATAGCTGGGGAAACCCGACGCTGACCACTGCCCGGGCGATGGCGGGTTATATTGAAAAGGCTGTTGAACTCACCTTGAGCGGAGTGCTTGACGGCATCACCACCTGCCCGATCTCCAAGAGTGCTCTGCATGCGGCCGGGTTCAAGTATCCCGGTCACACCGAGATGCTCGTCGATATGACCGGCGCCGATGAATACACCATGATGATGGCCGGCAAAACCTTAAAGGTTACCCTGGCCACCATCCACTGTTCTCTTGCATCTGTACCGGAATTGTTATCCGAAGAAGGAATTTACAGGCTCATCCACATCACCCATAGAGGGCTTGGGATCGACTTCGGACTGAATAGACCTCGAATCGCAGTAGCCGGGCTGAATCCGCACAGCAGTGAAGAAGGTCTGTTTGGAAATGAGGAAGAGAGAGTAATCATTCCCGCAATAGAGAGAGCTCGTAGAGACGGCATCGATGTCGATGGCCCTTTTCCTCCTGATACTGTCTTTTTCAAGGCGGCCTCGGGTCAGTTTGACGGAGTCGTCTGCATGTATCACGATCAGGGTTTGATTCCATTCAAACTTCTGCATTTTGAAGACGGAGTCAACGTGACGCTTGGACTGCCCATTGTTCGCACCTCGGTCGACCATGGCACCGCCTACGACATTGCCGGCAAGGGAGTTGCGGCAGCAACCAGCCTCGCTGCAGCGATACAAATGGCAGGAGACATCAGTAATAACCGTAAACAGCACTATCAATCCCAGAAAATTACATGAAACACGAACTTCCAGGTCGACTTATAGTATTTGAAGGCATTGACGGAACCGGCAAGACAACCCAGATTCCGCTGCTGGCTGATTATCTCACCAACCTGGGTCATAAGGTCCAGGTAACCCGTGAGCCGACTACAGGGCAATACGGACAAAAAATACGTGAACTGTACGTTCAAAGAACCTCAGTCAGCCGCGAAGAGGAGTTACAGCTCTTTATTGCTGACCGCAGAGAACATATAGAGCAACTGGTTATGCCGGCTCTCGAAAAAGGTGAGATAGTTCTCTGCGACCGATATTACCTCTCCACAGCCGCCTATCAGGGAGCCAACGGTTTTGACCCGATGGAGATCATCAAGCTGAATCAGTTTGCCCCGGAACCTGATATAGCCCTGATCTTCGAAGTCTCTGTCGATACCAGCCTTGAGCGGATAACCAACGGTCGGGGAGAACAATTAAACGATTTTGAGCAGGAAGAATCCCTGACCAGAGTCAGTCGGATTTTCAGCGAACTCGATCTGCCTTTTATACGACGCATTAATGCCGAGAAGCCCATTGAAGAGGTACACAGATCCGTTGTTGAAGCCGTAAAACCAGTACTATTCTGAAAAGATTATGCAGTACGCACTTAGATGACCTGAATCCCAGGCAGAGAGGATATGAAAAGATACCTGCGCCTCCTCACAATATGTTTTCTGCTTCCGGTCCTTACCGGATGTGCCACAGGTACGCGAGCTGCACCGACCAGTGGTAACGCGGAGGAGTTGCGTGCCGATCGCTCCTGCGCATATTTCTACTTTCTTTGGGGGAGTCACGCCGAATATGCTTCCAGATTCGATGAAGCTTTCGAGGCCTATCAGAAGGCGCTCATCTGTGATCCCCAGGCTATTCATATAGAAAAAAAGATCCCGGTCCTGTACTACCGCCTTGGCATGATGGACAAAGCCGCCGAGACCCTTGAGCTGGTAATCGCGCGAGACCCGGGCGACATTTCCCAGCATCTGCTTCTGGCACACATCAGGATTCAGTTGAATCAGCGCCAGGAGGCGATCAGGATTTACCGTAGCGTCCTGAAACAGGACCCCGAGAATGAAGGTGTCCAGTTGAGACTGGGAATTCTGCTCGTCCAGCAGGATGACTACCATCAAGCTGAGGATATTTTTCAAGACCTCGTCAAGAAAAATCCCGAATTGCAATTCGCCCAGATATATCTCGCACGGCTCCTGCACCTGGAAAACAAGTATGAGGCTGCAGCAAAAGTCTACGAAAAAGCGCTGCAATTAAGCTGGTCCCCGGAACTCAGCTACGAGCTAATCGATTTTTACGAATCCCAGGAACTTTATGGTGATGTCCTCAGGCTATACGACACTATAATAGCCAATGACAACAACGATGAGCGGGCAATTCTCGGAAAGATTCAAACCCTGCTCAGCATGCAAAAAGATAGTGAGGCGCTCTCCGAATTGCGCACATATCGCGAGGAAGCTGTTGGCACTGAACGGCTTGACATGGCCATCGCCAAGATCCTTCTCAGGCTCGATCAGGTTGAAGAGGCTGTTGGGTTGCTTGAGTTGTTGCGTCGGGGGGAACTGAGCTCTGAAGCCAATTACCTGCTGGGCCTTGTTTATTATCAGGATAAACACCAACAGGAGGCCCTTCGCTATCTACAGGGAGTAACGCCGGGGACAGATCAATACCCCGATGCAGTGTATCTCCAGGTCCGTATTTATCGTGATCTGGGCATGCAGGGCAAGGCAGTCGATCTTCTCCATGCTTCTACGGGCAACCCTGCCGCCCAGCACCCGCTGTTTTACGCCCTGCTCTCCTCGATTTATCAAGAGCAGGAGAGAATCGAAGAAGCTATGGCCAGCATTACCGCCGGTACTGCAATCTTTCCGGATAGTGAGCAACTTCACTTTGAACATGCCCTGCTCCTTGAGAGAAGCGGCCTGCAGAGCAAAGCGGTTGCCGTTATGCAGCGAGTGCTTGAATTGAGCCCTGATCACCCGGAAGCTTTGAACTATATTGGCTACACCTGGGCCGACCAGAATATAAATCTGGATGAGGCTCTTGAATACATTTTACGTGCAGTTCAACTCAAGCCCGACAACGGCTTTATCAGGGACAGCCTTGGCTGGGTTCACTTCCGGCGAGGTGAGTACCATCGGGCCCTTCAGGAACTCCAGACTGCCATCCAGCTTGAACCAGCTGATCCGAATATCTACGATCATTTAGGTGACGTCTATCGCGCCCTCAACCAGCCCGACAAGGCGAAGAAAGCATATAGCAAGGGTCTGGAAATGTTTGACAATGATGGCGATAGAGCTATGCTACAGAAAAAGCTGAACGAACTCAGCTCCCAATAATTCCTTTACCTCAATCCAAAACGTCAAATGCTTGTTAACT of the Desulfosediminicola ganghwensis genome contains:
- the ffh gene encoding signal recognition particle protein, which translates into the protein MFENLTDRLEGVFKKLRGHGILTEENIKEAMREVRIALLDADVNFKVAKEFVAKVTEQAIGREVSKSLSPGQQVIKIVHEELVALLGGEAEQIRLDGRQPVIIMMAGLQGSGKTTTSGKLARMLKGKGRKPYLVPADIYRPAAIEQLQVLGDRLDVPVHPSTTAMNPVDIAREAVDAANKEGYDTLIIDTAGRLHIDENLMGELQEIEKAVQPSEILFVADSMTGQDAVTVADKFNETLEISGVVLTKMEGDARGGAALSIKNVTGKPIKFVGVGEALDALEVFHPDRVASRILGMGDVLTLIEKAEAVVDKKQADKLAQKLKKSQFTLEDFLDQIQQIKKMGSLDQILGMVPGINKLKQMKDAPKPDERELGKTEAIIRSMTRKERKNHKIINSSRRQRIAAGSGTSVADVNRVLKSYSTMLKMMKKMSGKPGAITGQKRRKLPKGLRRR
- the trmD gene encoding tRNA (guanosine(37)-N1)-methyltransferase TrmD, producing MIFDILTIFPELLNSPFEEGIIRRARQDNKIEIHTRNIRDFALDKHSMTDDRPFGGGEGMVMKPEPLAAAVESAKAAHGNGKVILMSPQGKAFNQATAERLSREEHLILVCGRYEGVDERFRAAYVDEEISIGDFILTGGELAAMVIVDAVTRLLPGVLGCSDSADKDTFSRNLLKHPQYTRPRVWNDMEVPAELLSGNHEEIEKLRFIDSVKRTLERRPEMLKGELFSKSEKRTLQQYKLYDRVKQIQADLAGSERTAS
- a CDS encoding RNA methyltransferase, with the translated sequence MTAVNIALVHHPVVNKNGDVIGSAVTNLDLHDIARAAKTFGVDNYYVTTPYEDQQQLVQEIVGHWQSGYGAEYNPARKQALSIVQLAPTLDEAIEELTKRYSERPLIITTSARVHHNTVSYDALRERITSGSPVLLIFGTAHGLSQEVMEAADAVLPPIQGGTEYNHLSVRSAVAIILDRLLGT
- a CDS encoding CbbQ/NirQ/NorQ/GpvN family protein: MEKATESRIEEHFLTEQPFYLQQGNELQLALAAYENRLPLLIKGPTGCGKTRFMQFLAWKLQRPLITVSCHDDLSTSDLVGRYIIRGGEAVWVDGPLALAVKAGAICYLDEVVEARKDTTVVIHPLADDRRELPVEKLGRLFTASPEFMLAVSYNPGYQSVLKDLKPSTRQRFVSLSFDHPEPELECRIVASESGVGQNVAAQLVKLAGMTRSLKDFGLPEGASSRLLIQAGKLHVSGISIIESCRAGITRSLTDDPDMLAAMDEMLESLF
- a CDS encoding tetratricopeptide repeat protein, yielding MKRYLRLLTICFLLPVLTGCATGTRAAPTSGNAEELRADRSCAYFYFLWGSHAEYASRFDEAFEAYQKALICDPQAIHIEKKIPVLYYRLGMMDKAAETLELVIARDPGDISQHLLLAHIRIQLNQRQEAIRIYRSVLKQDPENEGVQLRLGILLVQQDDYHQAEDIFQDLVKKNPELQFAQIYLARLLHLENKYEAAAKVYEKALQLSWSPELSYELIDFYESQELYGDVLRLYDTIIANDNNDERAILGKIQTLLSMQKDSEALSELRTYREEAVGTERLDMAIAKILLRLDQVEEAVGLLELLRRGELSSEANYLLGLVYYQDKHQQEALRYLQGVTPGTDQYPDAVYLQVRIYRDLGMQGKAVDLLHASTGNPAAQHPLFYALLSSIYQEQERIEEAMASITAGTAIFPDSEQLHFEHALLLERSGLQSKAVAVMQRVLELSPDHPEALNYIGYTWADQNINLDEALEYILRAVQLKPDNGFIRDSLGWVHFRRGEYHRALQELQTAIQLEPADPNIYDHLGDVYRALNQPDKAKKAYSKGLEMFDNDGDRAMLQKKLNELSSQ
- the tmk gene encoding dTMP kinase, giving the protein MKHELPGRLIVFEGIDGTGKTTQIPLLADYLTNLGHKVQVTREPTTGQYGQKIRELYVQRTSVSREEELQLFIADRREHIEQLVMPALEKGEIVLCDRYYLSTAAYQGANGFDPMEIIKLNQFAPEPDIALIFEVSVDTSLERITNGRGEQLNDFEQEESLTRVSRIFSELDLPFIRRINAEKPIEEVHRSVVEAVKPVLF
- the rimM gene encoding ribosome maturation factor RimM (Essential for efficient processing of 16S rRNA), whose amino-acid sequence is MQHHFSFPEDRFLLIGTVIKAQGLKGEVCIHSFSGQPENLNTYHTLFLVDKGGKISPQLSIKRFRAQKGKAIVLFDRVRDRSHAEQLVGMGVLLAREDLPELAEDEFYWHQLIGLAVSTVAGEAVGTLMHVFSNGAQDVMVIQDGDQEHLVPLSDGVVISHDDEQLIIDPPQGLLEINSGEDEGAGHPK
- a CDS encoding ribonuclease HII, coding for MDRSLFDTLPDTSGAANFSIEKILYSQGLMAVAGCDEVGRGPLAGPVVAASVILPQDCNPAIFLDSKKISHKRRTELFALLHELNAVIGVGIVDEKKIDQINILQASLLAMKIAVEELATKGTAPDYLLVDGKFEIPHPVSQQALIKGESKSASIAAASIIAKITRDRIMDDFHKKYPVYQFHKHKGYPTKAHREAIAEHGPCPIHRRSFKGVKK
- the pdxA gene encoding 4-hydroxythreonine-4-phosphate dehydrogenase PdxA, producing the protein MIGITMGCPAGIGPEILLRYFTEHKVPAGIRPVVLGDKAILNKCAADLGLNVKIVSWQPGDQPATNGIPVFNLSDIPEEEHSWGNPTLTTARAMAGYIEKAVELTLSGVLDGITTCPISKSALHAAGFKYPGHTEMLVDMTGADEYTMMMAGKTLKVTLATIHCSLASVPELLSEEGIYRLIHITHRGLGIDFGLNRPRIAVAGLNPHSSEEGLFGNEEERVIIPAIERARRDGIDVDGPFPPDTVFFKAASGQFDGVVCMYHDQGLIPFKLLHFEDGVNVTLGLPIVRTSVDHGTAYDIAGKGVAAATSLAAAIQMAGDISNNRKQHYQSQKIT
- the rplS gene encoding 50S ribosomal protein L19, with translation MSTIIERINAEQMRQDHPDFRPGDSVKVHIRIIEGTKERVQIFQGVVIKRKRATMGATYTVRKISHGVGVEKTFSMHNPRIEKIEVVTRGRVRRSRLYYLRNLRGKAARIRERGITR
- the rpsP gene encoding 30S ribosomal protein S16, with amino-acid sequence MAVRIRLTRLGRKKKPFYRIVVADSESPRDGKFLDIVGTYDPLQDPASIVINNDKLQDWMGRGAMPTTTVESLIKKAAATE
- a CDS encoding YraN family protein; this translates as MRQTGKLLSFFSGTSLGDEGEKIACQHLKKSGYSIILRNFRCRSGEVDIIARHKGVLVFIEVKTRRSESFGSPAAAVTPRKQRQIAKAALEYLARENLFDTEARFDVVSILVSATGEPQIEIITSAFELG
- a CDS encoding KH domain-containing protein; this encodes MEELIAFIARSLVDQPDEVRVTVSEDDDSITVELTVGPEDLGKVIGKQGRTARAMRSILAAAAAKENKRSRLEIVE